TTGAACTAACTCTGTTAATTTATCATGAACCATTTGACAAAACTGTGGGTTCTTCTTAGCCCACTGTTTCATGAAATCGCTATATTTAGGCATTAATTTTCCGCTTAAATCTGGATTAGCAATCTGCAAACCTAGTGTCAATCTTCTATTACGTtctattattttacattcatcATTGCATTCTAAAGTTTTCAACTGATTCTGCTTCTTTGCCCCTGTGCCAAAAACTTGTTCCAAATTAATAGAATGACCAAGTTGCATATCAGTCATTTTACTAGCTAATATACTGCTTGCTATTCTCTGATATTCTGTAGAATTTTCTGCACATACACGAGACATAGATCTATGTCCACATTGACATGTTACCTATATATGATGTTCATTAGTAGTTAGAAAAATCACACATTGGCatatatcgataatacaattatttaaaaaaaaattgtaaagagaTAATTACCTTTACCATCTCCTTACATGGAGTATCTGGGCATTTACCCTCATGACACGGAGCTGCACAAATGTGACCACACATTTCCCTAGGATTAGTGCAAGGTTGTGAGCATTGTTGTCCTGGTTTTTCACATGGACCAGAATGACAGATACTAATACACTTATGTCGACCGCATGATATAGGTTTATTACATGGCAAACCACATGAAATTTCAGTAACATAACAGGGAACAGCTTTTCTGAGTTCATGTTTACCATGGCACCATCTCTGAGTAAGAACAGTGCAAGGAGGACATGTTGGTTCACTGTGACAATTATGTAGAACTTCATGTCCACACGAGTGCTGACGCGAACATGGCCTTTCACAAGTAGGTCTTCTCGTACCACAAGGGACAGGAGGATATATTACAGCAGCTCCACATTCACAATATAATTCATCAAAACTACTATGCCAACAAGATTGACATCTTCCTATgataattacaatataaattagtttgttaattttattattattgtttattattttattagcaCTTTGTCACgagttttaatttcaaaatattaatatgtttaatgtaatattatataatacctTTATGACAACTTTGATCACATTTATGTCTGCCACAACTTAAAGTTTTGGAACACACCAATGGACAAATATGTTCTATTTCTATGCAACATAACTGATTACATTTATGCTTGCCACAAGATCTTTTCTTTGTACATCTTTTTTCACACCGAGCATCGTCAGCTTTTGACGTTAAGTCTTTACAAGCTATTTCTCTGTCCATATTTCCGCAACGACATTTGACATCTGTAGTTAAATCGCAAGTAGGGCAATCTCCTTGATGGCATTTTGCTTTACAGGTATGAGGATTATCTACAAgcaatgtattatattttcatctcttgtaatatatttgttaaacaACTGTTATGTCTCCGTTTTAAAATACTTACTAGGTTGTCCACATTTTAGTTTTTTAGAACATACTTTATCACAAACTGGAACTGGATCTAAACAACTTTGTCTCTTTTCTGTTAAGGGCGTTTGTCCACAGCAACAAGTTGTAATTTTCTCCGGGGTTAAAGAACAAGACTCGCAAGCATCAGCATGGCATAACTTTGTACAAGTATGATTACCACATTCTAGTAATTTATTACAAGTAGTTTGACAGGAATAAGTAAGAGAAATATTGCTCTGACATGTCACTTCTCTGGTATTTTTATCACAATAACATCctagaaataaatttatagcATATGTTTATAACtgtgattaaatgtaatataaatttgcTCAAATTACATACTTTGCATTATTGTTTTCtcgcaatttccacattctccatgATGACATCGCCTTTCACATTTGTGCTTACCACAATTTAAATCCTTATCACATGTAGAATCACATAACAGTAACTTATGTGCACTGCATTGTACCGTTTGCGATGTTttaccgcaaccacaatactTTGTGACCATTGCTGTACATTGTGGACAAGACCCTGGATGGCACAAAAGAGTACACTTATGTGTACAATTTTTTGATAGAACTCTACCACACACTTCACCACAAGAATGTGCAACATCTCTACGATTCCATTCAGGTGCTTTTGTTTTGCCACAAAAGCAGAAACAGTTTTCAGGAATTGTCACGCTCATATTTTGACACGCTGGGCATCTCCAACCATTTTCtaaacaaatatacaaatataatttttaactcACTCTAGATGTCATAATATTTGCATTATATCATATATATTTTGAAAGCTTTTACTTACCCACTTGCGACGATTTTGCCCATTTCTTGAtacattttaaatgtaaaacatGGAAGCAATTAGAACAAGACCATATATAATCATTCTGTTTAATGTATTCGCAACACACTAAACATTCCAACTGTCCTCTACTTAGCTGATCCGCTAACCTCTCTCTTTGATTTGCATCATCATCTATATAGTTATAAactaatgaaattataatgtcattataaaaaagtaaaatcgTATAAATTTCTCATTACATACGCACCAACAAGAGATCTTTTATTTTTTCCCCATTTTTGAATGCTACTCCTTTCAGTGCTTTCTCTTTTGTTACTCCAATGTTCATTTCCTTTGtcattattttcaaatacataACTTTTACTTCTgtctttttctttaaatatttcatttttgttttctttattaTATTCTTTTGATTCATTAAATCCTTGATAATTatactttttttcttttatttcctttGCTTCGAATCCAATTTCCTTCTCATAACACTCCTTAAACTCATTATGTTCACCATTACTATACATTTGCTCCTTTACCTTAAATTTATGCTCTTTACTGTAATTTTCTCTGTTATATCCTTGATAATTccgtttcttttctttaaaGGCGCTTTCCTCTCTGTTATATTTAACATTATACGAATACTTCTTTGTAGTCCTACGATTATTATGAAACTGTTTTGAACCAGAATTATAGTAAGCAAATTCCTTAATCTGATTATTATACTGCTTTGTATCATTTTCTTGTACGTTTTCATTTCTAACAGTAGAAGTCTGTTCATTACTGTTTctgtttaaaatttgtttatcattattcaaatttgtttcCATATTTAAAGATAATTCTTTctcatttaaatttgttgtaGAAAATTCATTACTTTTACAACCACTATTATCATTCATCGTTTCTTTATCTAGCATATTTTCATCTGTGCTTTTTACATCTATTTGTGGTTTATCCGAGTAGTATTTATTAGTAACATACTTATTACCTTGAAATTTATGAGAAGCTTTCCCTTGTTGctgaaaagaatttttatatgtatttcgCTTATAAAATTGATCTTGTCCTTCTCTAGgtttataatttacattttttttagtaTTGTATTTTCTTTCAAGCCTGTTCGTGTTATAAAATGTCTGtttatttaatgtttcattattatttttgacAGAATTCATAGTACTAACAGactttgtattttgtaattCGCATCTTTTATCGTTCAATTCTACATTATTTGGCACAAACTCTTCAGCCATAACATGAAGACTTGAATTACttggttttttcattttttccacAGAAGTGCGTTTAGTTTTGGTTATTCCTGAATTGTAATCATCCTTCCAACAGTTTTCAGATACAAAACTTTGTTGATTATTTGTAAAACATTTTGGATTACTTGATACTGGAGAATTacctactatgctcattacatGTTTCTGATAAAGATTGGTCACAGATTGAATTGGCCAACCATCTGTGTTTGTACGATAAGAAGTATTTGAGCCATTGGGCTCATATAAAGGTTCATTTTGTACATAATATTCACGATTAGATtgtaaatattcattatttacatTGCTGGGAAAATATGTCCATGTTCCTGTTGCAGAACCAGCAACATTTTGATTGAAATACGTATAATAATTTTGGTCTTCTGGTTTAGAATCAGAACCATCCCATGTGGCCATTATTTTTCCAGCTGCAGGCAAGTTTTAGAAAACAAGACGTGTTTTTCCGTTATAATTTGCAACAATAGCAAAAGAACAATCGTTTTTATAATTGTCGCACAATGTACTATTTTACCGATACAAAATCGAATCTAAAATACGGTTAACCTGttccttttcaaattttagttgTACTTTCTTATTCGGTTTCTTCAATGTAAATCTTTCACCACTCTTTCtgcagtaaaaaatataaaagtttttaaattacacagaaaatataaaatgaaattataattttgaaatataaaaagtacaaaGTTCGTTTTTCTTTATCAGTATCTTATCAATTGCGAATCAGAAAATCTTTTCACTCTTTTTCCTAATCAAggatatattttagaaatttatagaatcgttagaaatatgtaataatttcaaataaatatgcaATCAACGCTATACTACACTACACTACCGAAATAGTAAGATACTTTAAATTGTAATGGAAGTAATATatggaagaaaataaaaataaaaaaaaaatacgatcAATGTGCTCAAATATACGCGGAATCATACTTACGAAGAGAAATTTGTTCGTATACTTACGAAGAGGGAACTTTTCAATCGTGTTGGATGTTGAGTATGGGACAGTATGGGACtagattaattttttgtttcttgAATAGATGGCACTACGTTCAACTTACTGTGACATGAATGTACTCCTCGGACAAGAGACAAATACAGGGTCATCCACGTAAGTCCGCACCCAGAAATGGCAACAGTGCCCCAAACATAAATGTAACTATATTCATATGTTCACCTTGTCTGAATGACACATTTTGTAATTGCGTAATTTTTCTTTCATATCGAATGATGTAATAATCCTACGTACCTCTAGGGTTACTTTAACAGAATCGTCACTTTTATCGTCTCTGACGATAAACTATGTTTTAATTTCGCGGGCGaagcaaatatttgaatatagaTGCATTTGTGACTTGAGACACTGTTGCCATTTCAGTTGTTGCAACTTCACGGTCCAAATTTACGTGTATTACCCTGTAATACGTATCGTACTATATTCTAACTTATCCTGATCGTAGTATGACTCGAGAGAGAGGGAAGTTATTCGGGAAACCTATCTCAGTCTTATAACATAGTTACTTACATGGTGAAGTCGTACTTATGCctatattatattcaatttactATGGTATAATATAGATAGAAAGGACAATAAGAGGGAGAAGGAAAAGTTTcccaaatattttccatttcGTACAGATCACTCTTGTCTTTATTTTATCGCACAGAAGTTCTCCTGTAGATGTCGGTCGAGAGCTAGTGactataaatataacaaaactaGTCACGGCTTTGTTTTCGAAGGCACATGAAACTATTGCTCAAAAACGAGCGCCATCTGCTTTATCTtagtataaaattatgaaacacgTCGTACTGCATTTTAAACGCTACGAACTATATAAGAGATAAACGGATAAAACAGATAGAGCTGTCGATATTGCTGCGTTCTACTACTTATCTGTGGTCTTCAAATCCATATGCTCTCGAGAACAAAGCCACTTACTAAgtaggtctgtttgattgaggcgctccgcgcctaatctaacaatgttgagcgagcgagtaaatttcacgctaaagcaaaaatagtcaactgtgtcatccggttgaattggttgagtggtgcaagagaaaaacgtggacaaaaaagttgaaaagtcaaatACATAAGCgcaagcaaattcaattttgcattaaagtctacggggatatggtttttcggtgattattcctccgtggcatgCGCGGCCGGCGCGCAGGAGGTATATACACGATAATCactatgcaaaatcgttaattactcactttctgagcacagtatatgaacttttatgattaaagaatgtttAGTGATTCCCTAGCTACTTtctcatatcacatatgttcacatttttattgtaaataattagttattaattaatatccaacACGAAGTCGGCGGAATACATCGTACACATCagctaatttgaaataattaataacacattttctaaacacaatttatgcacttttattataaaagaatgttcagtgatccctcagctactttctcgtatcacatttgttcagatttttaattaaattaattagttattaactaataacctaaggccagccacggtgacaagaggtatacacgaggtcattttgaataattaattacacgttttgtggatatattttctgcacttttatgattgaagaatggttagcaatgcattatttacatggtgcgatcataaaagttcataaataatgtccgggtaatgagtaattaattattttgtgtcagcattctgatacgtacatgagccgcctatgtcaattctactgcgcatgcaaagtgcaatatttcggcactttggccacgtagtatggttcctaaggcatttagaaacaaatttctattagggtttgatgcgttttgatgcctaataaagccaggaaatcaatttttgtcgaattcggtcgaaaacggtacaggtggcgccatctagcggcgagcggcggaactacgaaaaactaaaattacgattttctccgaaattaggcaattttacgtatttctgagggtcagaaattgttctgtgacctctctagaacctatatattgccgcaagaacctcctcagagcgctaggaaagaaaataagaaaataggtcaaaacatggactaaaaaattggcgtccatctagcggtgaaagttggaactacaaaaatataaaaatacgattttctcgaaaattagcgaactttgagtacttctgaggctcagaaagtgttatgtgatcgcattagaagcaaaataatgcaataaaagcttcctaaaagctttaataaagaaaataaaaaaaatgccattttatggagaaaatttgtggcgccatctagcggtgaaactgcgaactagactgaaaaaacgtatgtccgaacacgcgttaaggaaaaatataaaaagtaaaatttcgcaactttgacgacgtagtatgcttctttagaaattttaaagccatttttgttgaataagttattcatttttttgcctattaagctcagaaaatcaatttttatttgacccctttacAACGTG
Above is a window of Megachile rotundata isolate GNS110a chromosome 1, iyMegRotu1, whole genome shotgun sequence DNA encoding:
- the stc gene encoding nuclear transcription factor, X-box binding stc isoform X2, with protein sequence MATWDGSDSKPEDQNYYTYFNQNVAGSATGTWTYFPSNVNNEYLQSNREYYVQNEPLYEPNGSNTSYRTNTDGWPIQSVTNLYQKHVMSIVGNSPVSSNPKCFTNNQQSFVSENCWKDDYNSGITKTKRTSVEKMKKPSNSSLHVMAEEFVPNNVELNDKRCELQNTKSVSTMNSVKNNNETLNKQTFYNTNRLERKYNTKKNVNYKPREGQDQFYKRNTYKNSFQQQGKASHKFQGNKYVTNKYYSDKPQIDVKSTDENMLDKETMNDNSGCKSNEFSTTNLNEKELSLNMETNLNNDKQILNRNSNEQTSTVRNENVQENDTKQYNNQIKEFAYYNSGSKQFHNNRRTTKKYSYNVKYNREESAFKEKKRNYQGYNRENYSKEHKFKVKEQMYSNGEHNEFKECYEKEIGFEAKEIKEKKYNYQGFNESKEYNKENKNEIFKEKDRSKSYVFENNDKGNEHWSNKRESTERSSIQKWGKNKRSLVDDDANQRERLADQLSRGQLECLVCCEYIKQNDYIWSCSNCFHVLHLKCIKKWAKSSQVENGWRCPACQNMSVTIPENCFCFCGKTKAPEWNRRDVAHSCGEVCGRVLSKNCTHKCTLLCHPGSCPQCTAMVTKYCGCGKTSQTVQCSAHKLLLCDSTCDKDLNCGKHKCERRCHHGECGNCEKTIMQRCYCDKNTREVTCQSNISLTYSCQTTCNKLLECGNHTCTKLCHADACESCSLTPEKITTCCCGQTPLTEKRQSCLDPVPVCDKVCSKKLKCGQPNNPHTCKAKCHQGDCPTCDLTTDVKCRCGNMDREIACKDLTSKADDARCEKRCTKKRSCGKHKCNQLCCIEIEHICPLVCSKTLSCGRHKCDQSCHKGRCQSCWHSSFDELYCECGAAVIYPPVPCGTRRPTCERPCSRQHSCGHEVLHNCHSEPTCPPCTVLTQRWCHGKHELRKAVPCYVTEISCGLPCNKPISCGRHKCISICHSGPCEKPGQQCSQPCTNPREMCGHICAAPCHEGKCPDTPCKEMVKVTCQCGHRSMSRVCAENSTEYQRIASSILASKMTDMQLGHSINLEQVFGTGAKKQNQLKTLECNDECKIIERNRRLTLGLQIANPDLSGKLMPKYSDFMKQWAKKNPQFCQMVHDKLTELVQLAKTSKQKSRSYSFDCMNKDKRHFVHESCEHFGCESQAYDQEPKRNVVATAIKDKCWLPSYSLLEIVQRENGQRKVPGPMLNTLKTDGPVKTILSLPTQRNQKPETQSTVKTAEPEIDYFDYHG
- the stc gene encoding nuclear transcription factor, X-box binding stc isoform X1, which codes for MATWDGSDSKPEDQNYYTYFNQNVAGSATGTWTYFPSNVNNEYLQSNREYYVQNEPLYEPNGSNTSYRTNTDGWPIQSVTNLYQKHVMSIVGNSPVSSNPKCFTNNQQSFVSENCWKDDYNSGITKTKRTSVEKMKKPSNSSLHVMAEEFVPNNVELNDKRCELQNTKSVSTMNSVKNNNETLNKQTFYNTNRLERKYNTKKNVNYKPREGQDQFYKRNTYKNSFQQQGKASHKFQGNKYVTNKYYSDKPQIDVKSTDENMLDKETMNDNSGCKSNEFSTTNLNEKELSLNMETNLNNDKQILNRNSNEQTSTVRNENVQENDTKQYNNQIKEFAYYNSGSKQFHNNRRTTKKYSYNVKYNREESAFKEKKRNYQGYNRENYSKEHKFKVKEQMYSNGEHNEFKECYEKEIGFEAKEIKEKKYNYQGFNESKEYNKENKNEIFKEKDRSKSYVFENNDKGNEHWSNKRESTERSSIQKWGKNKRSLVVYNYIDDDANQRERLADQLSRGQLECLVCCEYIKQNDYIWSCSNCFHVLHLKCIKKWAKSSQVENGWRCPACQNMSVTIPENCFCFCGKTKAPEWNRRDVAHSCGEVCGRVLSKNCTHKCTLLCHPGSCPQCTAMVTKYCGCGKTSQTVQCSAHKLLLCDSTCDKDLNCGKHKCERRCHHGECGNCEKTIMQRCYCDKNTREVTCQSNISLTYSCQTTCNKLLECGNHTCTKLCHADACESCSLTPEKITTCCCGQTPLTEKRQSCLDPVPVCDKVCSKKLKCGQPNNPHTCKAKCHQGDCPTCDLTTDVKCRCGNMDREIACKDLTSKADDARCEKRCTKKRSCGKHKCNQLCCIEIEHICPLVCSKTLSCGRHKCDQSCHKGRCQSCWHSSFDELYCECGAAVIYPPVPCGTRRPTCERPCSRQHSCGHEVLHNCHSEPTCPPCTVLTQRWCHGKHELRKAVPCYVTEISCGLPCNKPISCGRHKCISICHSGPCEKPGQQCSQPCTNPREMCGHICAAPCHEGKCPDTPCKEMVKVTCQCGHRSMSRVCAENSTEYQRIASSILASKMTDMQLGHSINLEQVFGTGAKKQNQLKTLECNDECKIIERNRRLTLGLQIANPDLSGKLMPKYSDFMKQWAKKNPQFCQMVHDKLTELVQLAKTSKQKSRSYSFDCMNKDKRHFVHESCEHFGCESQAYDQEPKRNVVATAIKDKCWLPSYSLLEIVQRENGQRKVPGPMLNTLKTDGPVKTILSLPTQRNQKPETQSTVKTAEPEIDYFDYHG